A region of the Spirochaetota bacterium genome:
GCAAGCGTCGTGCTTGCTGGTCAAGAAATGCTCCTGTACCAGCAGCACAACTTGTATTGCCACGGTACTGAACATAATTACCATTTTCGTCAAATTCAATAACGCCAAATTTTTCGCCACCAATTATGATAAGAGTACGTATATGAGGAATATATTCTTTTGCTGCTTGAACATATGCAACCTGCGTATTGAGTAAAGCAGCATTAATAATCTTAGGTGTTGAAGAAGTGATAGCAATACCATGAACCTTTGTGATTTTCTGAGCATCAAAATACTGTTGAACTAGTTCTTTTATTTTTCCATGATGATACCCATAATAGATATCCCTTATATTTTTATGTTCATCCATAATAACAATTGAAAGCGTAGTAGAACCGGCATCAACTCCTGCAAATAACTTTACCATATCTTGCGATTGAGTATCCATAGTATCCACCTCTTCATTTGTATGACAATATTAAATATGACATATATTTGTTTTGTGTTTATTTAGATAATTATACACTAGGGGATAAAATAATCAATAAAAAATTAAAAAAAAGCATGGGATATCTCCATGCTTTTTTTCTTAAATTTACTTTTTGTATATTATTTATAATACTTCCCAAACTGAAGCTTCCTCAATAGTGGAGCAACTATCCCACCTAAATAACGAAGAGCGATATAGTTAAATTTTAAATCAATAAGCTCTATCAGGTTGCCGTCCATATCCTGCATAAAAACCCATTCATTAGGACCTGTTTTTTGGGGTTCACAAAGAAATGTGACACCTTTTTCTTTGAGCTTTGTATACCATTTTTTTACATTTTTAACATCAAGCGTTATGTGTGTTAATCCAATCTTATTCCAGCATACTTTATCAGATTCAATAGCAGGACTAAATTCAAATATTTCAAGTACTGCACCACCCGGAGTGCGTAAAAACCCCAAGCGTAGTTTAGTATTCTTTAATCCGTACAGGCTATATAAGGCTTCTACTTGTTTTTCATCCATCGTTTCTTCTGCAACTAGAGGAAACCTGAACACATCCCAGTACCATTTCACTGCTCTCTCAAAATTGCTAACAGTTATTCCAACATGACTTAATGACTTTACTTTCATGTTACCTCCAGAATTGTATGTATTTTAACTATTACTGTAGGAATTGTTTTGATATAGTTTTTGTGTACATATCACAGACATTTTATTATAAAATAAGCCAATTTCAATATAATGTTTCTCTCTACTGTGTCACACTTATTCATGTAAGCAATGACACATTTATATCAAAATAACATCTTAAACAACCCCAGCATGACAATCCATGTATGCTGTATGACTCATAAAAATTTGGACAATGCTATGAAGCCAATTGCCCAACAATATTCATGAATGAACCCATTTCTTTGCCATAC
Encoded here:
- a CDS encoding VOC family protein encodes the protein MKVKSLSHVGITVSNFERAVKWYWDVFRFPLVAEETMDEKQVEALYSLYGLKNTKLRLGFLRTPGGAVLEIFEFSPAIESDKVCWNKIGLTHITLDVKNVKKWYTKLKEKGVTFLCEPQKTGPNEWVFMQDMDGNLIELIDLKFNYIALRYLGGIVAPLLRKLQFGKYYK